The Castor canadensis chromosome 13, mCasCan1.hap1v2, whole genome shotgun sequence genome has a window encoding:
- the LOC141415609 gene encoding odorant-binding protein 2b-like: MPIPEKRKAHPLPPFTLAINKLERLEFRMNIMKPIGCIQFKLPLDEYKRAGIFYSWWRHKIFIYFLPGKKHAIASYKDKVNKTYQMITMLMGRTLDENPEALKNFMQLVNDIGLKTTDIVNPSHVDACQLTEHS; this comes from the exons ATGCCCATTCCCGAAAAGAGGAAGGCCCACCCGCTGCCTCCCTTCACACTCGCCATAAACAAACTGGAAAGGCTGGAATTCAGAATGAACATCAT GAAACCAATTGGATGCATTCAGTTCAAGTTGCCGCTGGATGAGTATAAAAGAGCTGGCATCTTCTACTCCT GGTGGAGGCACAAGATCTTCATCTATTTCCTTCCAGGAAAGAAACATGCCATTGCCTCTTACAAGGACAAGGTGAACAAAACCTACCAGATGATAACGATGCTCATGG GTCGTACCCTGGATGAAAACCCAGAAGCTTTGAAGAACTTTATGCAGCTTGTGAACGACATAGGACTGAAGACAACTGACATTGTCAACCCATCCCACGTTG ATGCCTGTCAGTTGACCGAACATTCTTAG